A region of Vigna radiata var. radiata cultivar VC1973A chromosome 10, Vradiata_ver6, whole genome shotgun sequence DNA encodes the following proteins:
- the LOC106774689 gene encoding NAC domain-containing protein 37-like: protein MESCVSPGFRFHPTDEKLVGYCLRKKVASQKIDLDVITEIDLYHRCRIGYEEQNEWYFFSHKDKKYPTGARTNRATMVGFWKATGRDKAVYDKAKLIGMRKWTKV from the exons ATGGAATCATGTGTCTCACCTGGGTTTCGGTTCCACCCAACAGATGAAAAGCTTGTTGGTTACTGTCTGAGGAAGAAGGTGGCATCTCAAAAGATTGACCTTGACGTTATCACAGAGATCGATCTATATC ATAGATGCAGAATCGGGTATGAAGAGCAGAATGAGTGGTATTTCTTCAGccataaagataaaaagtatCCAACAGGGGCAAGAACTAACAGAGCTACCATGGTGGGATTTTGGAAGGCTACAGGAAGAGACAAAGCAGTGTATGACAAGGCAAAACTTATTGGGATGAGAAAATGGACAAAAGTCTGA
- the LOC106775282 gene encoding uncharacterized protein LOC106775282 isoform X1, with product MGCRSFSYNSLFTSLLRVAKSHWLPLSQRSKAFYFYDSGPSVLQHCCKSGSLLNFQGLRSYARDTRRGYDLFGRGRPGDEEFKKAWAKEMDEDNTLWTGSEDESDEEMGSKSNLDKEIKKARLEAKKHSDLIDADDSDELRSVWSGSDEEKTLWTGDEMDSDEDIPTEAYPNESSDKYLDKLFEFDEVPKYRTISEMLKAEQEPEELSPGKQARKIAVENALKKLKKGPDGRYTNAWEVMSDIDILIGAFENVVSGPEYEELRQGGPKQLNIQFFKDIQARMRDPNYKFSPELKLKPKSKLVPTKKWQKAESRRRKARKR from the exons ATGGGATGTAGGTCATTCTCCTACAATAGTCTCTTTACATCTCTTCTAAGGGTTGCAAAGTCACATTGGTTACCACTCTCTCAAAG GTCaaaagcattttatttttatgattcaGGTCCAAGCGTACTACAACATTGTTGCAAAAGTGGTTCTTTGCTGAACTTTCAAG GATTGAGATCATATGCACGTGACACACGTAGAGGCTATGATCTCTTTGGCCGTGGAAGACCAGGGGATGAAGAATTTAAGAAAGCCTGGGCAAAGGAGATGGATGAAGATAACACTCTATGGACAGGAAGTGAGGATGAAAGCGATGAAGAAATGGGTTCTAAGAGTAATCTAGATAAGGAGATAAAGAAAGCAAGACTGGAAGCTAAAAAGCATTCTGACTTGATTGATGCAGATGACAGTGATGAGTTAAGAAGTGTCTGGTCTGGCAGTGATGAAGAGAAGACACTGTGGACTGGTGATGAAATGGATAGTGATGAGGATATTCCTACAGAAGCTTACCCAAATGAAAGTAGTGACAAGTACTTAGATAAATTGTTTGAGTTTGATGAAGTTCCTAAGTACAGAACCATCTCAGAGATGTTGAAAGCTGAACAAGAACCTGAGGAGTTGTCACCAGGAAAGCAAGCTAGGAAGATTGCTGTTGAGAATGccttaaagaaattaaagaaaggcCCAGATGGAAGGTACACTAATGCGTGGGAGGTTatgagtgatatagatattctAATAGGAGcatttgaaaatgttgtttcAGGACCAGAATATGAAGAACTTAGACAAGGAGGGCCTAAACAACTAAATATTCAGTTTTTCAAGGACATACAAGCGCGTATGAGAGATCCAAATTACAAGTTCTCGCCTGAGTTAAAATTGAAACCAAAGAGTAAATTGGTTCCTACAAAGAAATGGCAAAAGGCAGAGTcgagaagaagaaaagcaagaaagagataa
- the LOC106775282 gene encoding uncharacterized protein LOC106775282 isoform X2, whose amino-acid sequence MDEDNTLWTGSEDESDEEMGSKSNLDKEIKKARLEAKKHSDLIDADDSDELRSVWSGSDEEKTLWTGDEMDSDEDIPTEAYPNESSDKYLDKLFEFDEVPKYRTISEMLKAEQEPEELSPGKQARKIAVENALKKLKKGPDGRYTNAWEVMSDIDILIGAFENVVSGPEYEELRQGGPKQLNIQFFKDIQARMRDPNYKFSPELKLKPKSKLVPTKKWQKAESRRRKARKR is encoded by the coding sequence ATGGATGAAGATAACACTCTATGGACAGGAAGTGAGGATGAAAGCGATGAAGAAATGGGTTCTAAGAGTAATCTAGATAAGGAGATAAAGAAAGCAAGACTGGAAGCTAAAAAGCATTCTGACTTGATTGATGCAGATGACAGTGATGAGTTAAGAAGTGTCTGGTCTGGCAGTGATGAAGAGAAGACACTGTGGACTGGTGATGAAATGGATAGTGATGAGGATATTCCTACAGAAGCTTACCCAAATGAAAGTAGTGACAAGTACTTAGATAAATTGTTTGAGTTTGATGAAGTTCCTAAGTACAGAACCATCTCAGAGATGTTGAAAGCTGAACAAGAACCTGAGGAGTTGTCACCAGGAAAGCAAGCTAGGAAGATTGCTGTTGAGAATGccttaaagaaattaaagaaaggcCCAGATGGAAGGTACACTAATGCGTGGGAGGTTatgagtgatatagatattctAATAGGAGcatttgaaaatgttgtttcAGGACCAGAATATGAAGAACTTAGACAAGGAGGGCCTAAACAACTAAATATTCAGTTTTTCAAGGACATACAAGCGCGTATGAGAGATCCAAATTACAAGTTCTCGCCTGAGTTAAAATTGAAACCAAAGAGTAAATTGGTTCCTACAAAGAAATGGCAAAAGGCAGAGTcgagaagaagaaaagcaagaaagagataa
- the LOC106774690 gene encoding uncharacterized protein LOC106774690 → MSMALLMKNKLGFVDGSILCSADTDPMVPAWRRCNNLVLSWINHYVSHEIATSIIWVDYAITAWKDLKDHFLQGDSIRISQLHQDLYSIHQSDLSVTAYYTKMKILWDELCNFRPIPEWQSFAFYCVVSKKMKEYRENDCVLCLLRGLNDNYSIVRSQILLMDPLPSLPKFFSMIIQQVNPLLLVIMAKENLHIKVLRLVPQGGRFGAPRQCTHCGRTNHTIDTCFLIHGLPPGFKSKRVHNVTTNSST, encoded by the exons ATGTCTATGGCACTACTAATGAAGAATAAACTTGGCTTTGTTGATGGTTCCATTCTTTGTTCAGCTGATACAGATCCCATGGTTCCTGCATGGAGGCGTTGCAATAATCTGGTTTTATCTTGGATCAATCATTATGTTTCTCATGAGATTGCTACAAGTATTATCTGGGTTGATTATGCAATTACGGCATGGAAGGATCTCAAAGATCATTTTCTTCAAGGTGATTCTATTCGAATTTCACAATTGCATCAAGATCTTTATTCAATTCATCAATCTGACCTAAGTGTTACTGCATATTACACTAAAATGAAGATTCTCTGGGATGAACTTTGCAATTTTCGCCCAATTCCTGAATGGCAATCTTTTGCTTTTTATTGTGTTGTTTctaagaaaatgaaggaatatcGTGAAAATGATTGTGTTCTTTGTCTTCTTAGAGGCTTGAATGATAATTACTCTATTGTCCGCTCTCAAATCCTTCTCATGGATCCCTTGCCTTCTTTACCCAAATTTTTTTCGATGATAATTCAAC AGGTAAACCCTCTCCTGCTAGTGATTATGGCCAAGGAAAATCTTCATATCAAGGTTCTCAGGCTCGTTCCTCAAGGGGGAAGGTTTGGTGCACCTCGACAATGCACTCATTGTGGTAGGACAAACCACACCATTGATACTTGCTTTCTGATACATGGCTTACCACCTGGTTTCAAATCCAAAAGAGTCCACAATGTTACCACAAATTCTTCTACATAG